One genomic window of Manihot esculenta cultivar AM560-2 chromosome 16, M.esculenta_v8, whole genome shotgun sequence includes the following:
- the LOC110604284 gene encoding uncharacterized protein LOC110604284 — protein sequence MEWAQKKFPHIFKDLKAGTSATESPYNFSGKGGVTTALSSSDQSRVLMTRPPRQMVSLYTCSKLCTVFFVAGVVVGYTLKKRVRSWASKLLKRLKDD from the exons ATGGAGTGGGCACAGAAAAAATTTCCTCACATTTTTAAGGACTTAAAAGCCGGAACATCCGCAACTGAGAGTCCATACAATTTCAGTGGCAAAGGAGGAGTAACTACCGCTTTATCTTCTTCCGATCAATCTCGCGTTTTGATGACTAGGCCTCCCAG ACAAATGGTTTCACTATATACCTGTTCGAAGCTCTGTACAGTTTTCTTTGTTGCTGGAGTTGTTGTTGGTTACACTTTGAAGAAACGTGTTAGGAGCTGGGCTTCTAAGCTTCTCAAGAGATTGAAAGATGACTGA